In one window of Juglans regia cultivar Chandler chromosome 3, Walnut 2.0, whole genome shotgun sequence DNA:
- the LOC108981672 gene encoding double-stranded RNA-binding protein 1-like, whose translation MFVGPKAPWSINLCTINEGQAKEHRVSAEVNCYPSIVSSGPDTITSSDRASLSSDSLHGCAPDTSFSAPFMPKTGLPSHSSSSSNCSTDFDMESLVTPVGMRSSSCKTIYVFPRMPNMTTPKGCTVLPMSDDKWVAFSPE comes from the exons ATGTTTGTTGGACCCAAAGCCCCTTGGAGTATCAATCTATGCACTATTAATGAGGGACAAGCCAAGGAACATAGAG TTAGTGCTGAAGTCAACTGTTATCCGTCCATTGTATCTTCTGGACCCGATACCATTACATCGAGTGACAGAGCTTCATTGTCATCTGACTCATTACATGGCTGTGCACCGGATACATCCTTTTCTGCCCCATTCATGCCTAAAACTGGCCTACCTTCacattcttcttcatcttcaaactGCTCAACTGATTTTGATATGGAAAGTCTCGTGACACCAGTGGGAATGAGGTCCTCATCCTGTAAAACGATATATGTTTTCCCACGGATGCCAAACATGACAACTCCTAAAGGCTGCACCGTGTTGCCCATGAGTGATGATAAATGGGTTGCTTTCTCCCCTGAGTAG
- the LOC108981670 gene encoding protein DETOXIFICATION 24-like, with the protein MVNIGEERLLGLEAQEQVGLKTRIWVESKLIWRIAFPSMLARVTSFGMYVVTQVFVGHVNELDLAAYAIVQSILARFLNGILLGMSSATETLCGQAFGAGQYHMMGIYLQRSWIVDSVTATILLPLFIFAAPIFKLLQEEDAITDASEAISLWFIPTLYSFVFGLTIQMFLQAQLKNMVIGWLSAGSFVIHVLLSWLFVNILNWGVSGAMGAFNIASWLVVIGEFIYVFGGWCPNSWKGFSTAAFKDIWPVVKLSVSSGVMLCLELWYNAILVLLAGYMKNATVSISAFSICLNISAWEFMICLGFLSAACVRVANEIGKGDSKAAIFSIKVILSTSVGLGLIFSILCFAFGNKISYLFTSDEEVAEAISSISTLLSLSILLNSIQPVLTGVAIGSGLQGIVALISIGCYYVIGIPIGLVLAYVVDLEVKGLWIGMLIGVLMQTLVLSFLIWRLNWKDQVEKASERLHRWLLDPSQESK; encoded by the exons ATGGTTAATATAGGGGAGGAGAGGCTTCTTGGGTTAGAAGCACAAGAGCAAGTTGGTCTGAAAACAAGGATTTGGGTGGAATCAAAGCTTATATGGAGGATAGCATTTCCTTCTATGTTGGCTAGAGTAACTTCTTTTGGAATGTATGTGGTGACACAGGTTTTTGTCGGCCATGTTAATGAACTGGATCTGGCTGCATACGCAATTGTACAAAGTATTCTTGCACGTTTCTTGAATGGGATATTG ttGGGCATGTCAAGTGCAACAGAGACATTATGTGGTCAAGCATTTGGAGCGGGACAGTACCACATGATGGGCATTTACTTGCAACGATCATGGATCGTTGATTCTGTTACAGCAACAATACTGCTCCCGCTATTCATCTTTGCTGCTCCCATCTTTAAACTACTACAAGAGGAAGACGCGATAACGGACGCATCAGAAGCCATCTCTTTATGGTTCATTCCTACATTATACTCGTTTGTTTTTGGCTTAACCATCCAAATGTTCCTTCAAGCACAACTCAAAAACATGGTCATTGGATGGCTCTCTGCGGGGTCGTTTGTAATCCATGTGCTTTTGTCTTGGCTCTTCGTAAACATACTCAACTGGGGGGTTTCTGGTGCCATGGGTGCTTTCAACATCGCTAGTTGGTTGGTTGTCATAGGAGAGTTCATCTACGTCTTTGGAGGTTGGTGCCCAAATTCATGGAAAGGATTCTCCACAGCTGCCTTCAAAGATATTTGGCCTGTTGTTAAGCTGTCTGTTTCCTCTGGTGTGATGCTTTG TTTAGAGCTGTGGTACAATGCTATCCTAGTTTTGTTAGCTggatatatgaaaaatgcaaCGGTTTCCATCTCTGCCTTTTCCATCTG CCTCAATATCTCTGCATGGGAATTTATGATATGCCTTGGATTCCTATCTGCTGCATG TGTGCGTGTAGCCAATGAGATCGGGAAAGGAGATTCTAAAGCTGCAATATTTTCCATTAAAGTTATCCTCAGTACTTCAGTTGGTCTTGGTTTGATTTTCTCCATCTTGTGTTTTGCTTTTGGGAATAAAATTTCCTACTTGTTTACAAGTGATGAAGAGGTTGCGGAAGCTATTTCAAGTATCTctactcttctctctctctcaatcttgcTAAATAGTATTCAACCAGTTCTTACTG GAGTGGCCATAGGTTCTGGTTTACAAGGCATTGTGGCACTTATTAGCATTGGCTGCTATTATGTGATTGGCATCCCCATAGGACTTGTGCTTGCTTATGTGGTCGATCTTGAAGTGAAG GGTTTGTGGATTGGAATGTTAATTGGAGTGTTGATGCAAACATTAGTGCTTTCCTTCCTGATATGGAGACTGAATTGGAAGGACCAA GTTGAAAAGGCATCTGAGCGTCTCCACCGATGGCTTCTAGATCCCTCACAAGAGTCTAAATAG